Proteins from a single region of bacterium:
- the nthA gene encoding nitrile hydratase subunit alpha: MSGHTHDAGTELSDTELRVRALESLLTEKGLVEPDALNELIDTYETKIGPRNGFKVVARAWTDPDFKKRLLKDANAALAEMGYEGRQGETMVVLENTPEIHNMVVCTLCSCYPWPVLGLPPVWYKSFPYRSRAVIDPRGVLKEFGLEIDEDVEVRVWDSTSEVRFIVLPERPPGTEGMSEKELAGIVNRNSLIGTAMVQAPSATGDQS; this comes from the coding sequence ATGAGCGGGCATACCCATGATGCGGGCACCGAACTTTCAGATACCGAACTTCGGGTCCGGGCGCTCGAGTCATTGCTCACCGAAAAAGGCCTGGTGGAACCGGACGCTCTCAATGAACTCATCGACACCTACGAGACCAAGATCGGCCCCCGCAACGGGTTCAAGGTGGTCGCCCGCGCATGGACGGACCCCGATTTTAAAAAGCGGTTGCTCAAGGACGCCAATGCGGCCCTCGCCGAGATGGGCTACGAAGGGCGGCAAGGCGAAACCATGGTGGTGCTGGAGAACACGCCCGAGATTCACAACATGGTGGTTTGCACCCTTTGCTCGTGCTATCCGTGGCCGGTGCTGGGCCTTCCTCCCGTCTGGTATAAATCGTTCCCCTACCGTTCCCGCGCGGTGATCGATCCCCGCGGTGTTTTAAAAGAGTTCGGCCTCGAGATCGACGAGGACGTCGAGGTTCGCGTATGGGACAGCACCTCGGAGGTGCGGTTTATCGTTCTGCCCGAACGTCCGCCCGGAACCGAGGGCATGAGCGAAAAGGAGCTGGCCGGGATTGTCAATCGCAACTCCCTGATCGGAACGGCTATGGTCCAGGCCCCGAGCGCGACAGGAGATCAATCATGA